One genomic window of Bradyrhizobium sp. B124 includes the following:
- a CDS encoding ABC transporter substrate-binding protein → MTENSKTTSSAGRLDRRTLLKAAGATGLASAMNVPLVNVARAAGNTIKIGWVGCLSGVRAQFAEPDPWIHERIKARLKDGLKIGGKTYQVELVFKDNQSDPNRSSVIASELVLREKCDLILIEDGDAQPPVQELADARGIPTISTQVPWQGWMFPRKSTPDKGFPYSYHFFWGADDVARNFLGMWQSVETNKKVGTLYIDNPPGQAFSDPKLGLPAGISGAGYQEFSAGKFQIATDDFTNQIAAFKNNGVDIVSGFTFSNHWVTLWNQAAQAGFKPQICTVAAAFLFPAAVNALGDRGDGMSTEVWWTPAYPFKSSLTGQSAAELAAEWEKTTGKQWTQPIGYAHALWEVGLAALQNSDPKDKNSLRDAIAGLDMETVVGRVKFKDSPIKNVAVTSLSGGQWRKTKGGKSKYELLIVHNGTAPFIPKQADLQLLSKLA, encoded by the coding sequence ATGACTGAGAATTCAAAGACGACATCATCCGCCGGCCGGCTCGACCGGCGCACGCTGCTGAAGGCGGCCGGTGCCACCGGTCTCGCATCGGCGATGAACGTGCCGCTGGTCAATGTCGCGCGGGCGGCCGGCAACACCATCAAGATCGGCTGGGTCGGATGCCTCTCCGGCGTCCGCGCGCAGTTCGCCGAGCCCGATCCCTGGATCCACGAGCGCATCAAGGCGCGGCTGAAGGACGGCCTGAAGATCGGCGGCAAGACCTATCAGGTCGAGCTCGTGTTCAAGGACAATCAATCCGACCCGAACCGTTCGTCGGTGATCGCGAGCGAGCTGGTGCTGCGCGAGAAATGCGACCTGATCCTGATCGAGGACGGCGACGCGCAGCCTCCGGTGCAGGAGCTCGCCGACGCCCGCGGCATTCCCACGATCTCGACCCAGGTGCCGTGGCAGGGCTGGATGTTCCCGCGCAAGTCGACGCCGGACAAGGGCTTCCCCTACAGCTACCATTTCTTCTGGGGCGCCGACGACGTCGCCAGGAACTTCCTCGGCATGTGGCAGTCGGTCGAGACCAACAAGAAGGTCGGCACACTTTATATCGACAACCCGCCGGGCCAGGCGTTCTCCGATCCGAAGCTCGGGCTGCCGGCCGGCATCTCGGGCGCCGGCTATCAGGAATTCTCGGCCGGCAAGTTCCAGATCGCGACCGACGACTTCACCAACCAGATCGCCGCGTTCAAGAACAACGGCGTCGACATCGTCTCCGGCTTCACCTTCAGCAATCACTGGGTGACGCTGTGGAACCAGGCGGCGCAGGCCGGCTTCAAGCCGCAGATTTGCACCGTGGCGGCGGCCTTCCTGTTCCCGGCCGCGGTGAATGCGCTCGGCGATCGCGGCGACGGCATGTCGACCGAGGTGTGGTGGACGCCGGCCTATCCGTTCAAGTCCTCGCTGACCGGACAGAGCGCCGCCGAACTCGCCGCGGAGTGGGAGAAGACCACCGGCAAGCAATGGACCCAGCCGATCGGCTATGCTCACGCGCTGTGGGAGGTCGGGCTCGCCGCGCTGCAGAACAGCGATCCCAAGGACAAGAACTCGCTGCGCGATGCGATCGCCGGCCTCGACATGGAGACGGTGGTCGGCCGCGTGAAGTTCAAGGACAGCCCGATCAAGAACGTCGCGGTGACCTCGCTGTCGGGCGGGCAATGGCGCAAGACCAAGGGCGGCAAGTCGAAATACGAACTCCTGATCGTGCACAACGGGACGGCGCCGTTCATCCCGAAGCAGGCCGATCTCCAGCTGCTCTCCAAGCTGGCTTGA